A genome region from Arachis duranensis cultivar V14167 chromosome 8, aradu.V14167.gnm2.J7QH, whole genome shotgun sequence includes the following:
- the LOC107462256 gene encoding zinc finger CCCH domain-containing protein 2, which yields MSICSDQQHHHKFYPSQQLLSPKKSLRDIDVPPRKLLTRRAAAVDAGEMFSDDTLFQKFLPCNNPADDSGSDGDDPYSSDHFRMYEFKVRRCTRSRSHDWTDCPFAHPGEKARRRDPRRYHYSGTVCPEYRRGACSRGDSCEFAHGVFECWLHPARYRTEACKDGKNCKRKVCFFAHTPKQLRILPVTMSTSNDISPCKKNKLFLNPSSGSSSNNSCCLFCHHCAGGGGAVNSPTSTLLGMSRFSPPLSPSSSATSPPVSPISRLSRYGACRGGGGGGASNLSYKDVVNELMSSLEGLSFSDGLNYSDVSGVSAAKVATNMPWVDVPLNCEDQQEFIFSPSSPMMMTPTRSCDDDGKFSRFFIGNENRVVAHKSNSDANISNDINGANNCPAPDLGWVNDLLM from the coding sequence ATGAGTATCTGTTCCGATCAGCAGCACCATCACAAGTTTTACCCTTCTCAACAACTCCTTTCTCCTAAGAAGTCCCTCAGAGATATTGACGTTCCACCAAGGAAGCTCCTCACCCGTCGAGCCGCCGCCGTCGACGCCGGTGAAATGTTCTCCGACGACACGCTTTTTCAGAAATTCCTCCCTTGCAACAACCCTGCTGACGATTCTGGCTCTGACGGCGACGACCCTTACTCGTCCGACCACTTCCGGATGTATGAGTTCAAGGTCCGCCGTTGCACTCGCAGCCGGAGCCATGACTGGACTGACTGCCCTTTTGCCCACCCCGGCGAAAAGGCCCGCCGTCGCGACCCGCGTCGGTATCACTACTCTGGAACGGTCTGTCCGGAATACCGGCGCGGCGCGTGCAGCCGTGGTGACAGCTGCGAGTTTGCACACGGCGTCTTTGAATGCTGGCTCCACCCTGCAAGGTACAGAACCGAAGCATGCAAAGATGGAAAGAACTGCAAGAGGAAAGTGTGCTTTTTCGCGCACACTCCGAAACAACTGAGGATCCTTCCAGTTACAATGAGTACTTCGAATGACATCTCTCCATGCAAGAAGAACAAGCTTTTCCTGAACCCTTCGTCAGGTTCTTCTAGTAACAATAGCTGCTGTTTGTTCTGTCACCACTGTGccggtggtggtggtgctgtTAATTCTCCAACTTCAACGCTTTTAGGCATGTCCCGTTTTTCGCCGCCGCTCTCACCATCGTCCTCCGCCACGTCGCCTCCGGTTTCTCCGATTAGTAGGCTGTCCCGCTACGGTGCGTGTCGTGGtggcggtggtggtggtgcCAGTAACTTGAGTTACAAGGACGTGGTTAATGAATTGATGAGTTCTTTGGAGGGTTTGAGTTTTAGCGACGGTTTGAATTATAGCGACGTTTCAGGTGTTTCTGCTGCAAAAGTAGCAACTAACATGCCCTGGGTTGATGTTCCTCTGAATTGTGAGGATCAGCAAGAGTTTATTTTTTCTCCGTCTTCTCCAATGATGATGACCCCAACAAGAAGCTGTGATGATGATGGGAAATTTTCGAGGTTTTTTATTGGCAACGAAAACAGGGTGGTTGCTCATAAATCTAATTCCGATGCTAATATTTCTAATGATATTAATGGTGCGAATAATTGCCCAGCTCCTGATCTCGGATGGGTGAATGATCTTCTGATGTAG
- the LOC107462246 gene encoding protein TPX2 isoform X4 produces the protein MAVETGGATIIVATCLVPAFKPRTNNSLRDFGEAEKMHKVYENQAIKRQKLEGGKARQILYVEPQNLPRKLPLGVTNGNTNISSSNSKMQINAVKGSAAQKQMKPRPKEPGFKTDQAVASASVRSTTDLDPEMVPRMPKFKAQPLNKKTSLRARPQKMKSSVELELEKLARKPKFKARPLNKKIFESKGDIGLHYHAKKQVTVPQEFHFATNDRIPPPAMADLSDLFYFKSESTCKNKPVTRNTIPKPFHLHTEERGDRKEKKHHMELLHKPYPYSNDYPQEPQKLESKQCTKPEPFQLDSLVRHEIELQQEVEEQLMVKREEDPFPVTDKVRKPLTQVQEFSLHSENWAMSRAHFNEKREEEKASKHLTKSKVSHVMPTPKFDHPFFPNNNRSAKDTTNPKSPNLHVAKNKISNAIVVSSPAATMR, from the exons ATGGCGGTGGAAACTGGCGGCGCCACCATTATAGTAGCCACCTGTC TTGTTCCAGCATTTAAGCCTAGAACCAATAATAGCCTGCGTGATTTTGGTGAAGCTGAGAAAATGCACAAG GTATATGAGAACCAAGCTATTAAGAGGCAGAAGTTGGAAGGAGGCAAAGCTAGACAG ATTCTGTATGTGGAACCTCAAAATTTGCCTCGTAAGTTGCCATTGGGTGTGACCAATGGCAACACAAACATATCTTCAAGTAATAGTAAAATGCAGATAAATGCCGTGAAG GGAAGTGCTGCTCAGAAACAGATGAAACCAAGGCCTAAAGAACCTGGATTCAAGACAGATCAGGCTGTTGCCTCAGCAAGTGTAAGGAGTACTACTGATCTTGATCCAGAAATGGTTCCTAGAATGCCAAAATTCAAGGCTCAACCACTGAATAAGAAG ACATCACTACGTGCCCGGCCACAAAAGATGAAAAGTTCAGTAGAATTAGAGCTAGAAAAGCTTGCAAGAAAACCCAAATTTAAGGCAAGGCCTCTAAATAAGAAG ATCTTTGAAAGTAAAGGAGACATTGGACTACACTATCATGCGAAGAAACAAGTCACTGTACCTCAAGAATTTCACTTTGCAACAAATGACAGGATTCCACCACCTGCCATGGCTGATTTGTCTGATTTG TTTTATTTTAAGTCTGAAAGTACTTGTAAAAACAAACCAGTTACCAGAAACACAATTCCAAAGCCATTCCATCTCCACACTGAG GAGAGAGGTGACCGGAAAGAGAAGAAACATCATATGGAACTTCTGCATAAGCCATACCCTTATTCCAATGACTATCCTCAA GAACCTCAAAAACTTGAATCTAAGCAGTGCACTAAACCAGAACCATTCCAATTGGACTCCCTAGTTAGACATGAGATAGAACTGCAACAAGAAGTGGAGGAACAACTAATGGTGAAGAGAGAAGA GGATCCATTCCCAGTTACAGATAAAGTTCGTAAACCCCTTACCCAAGTTCAAGAGTTCAGTTTACATTCAGAGAATTGGGCTATGTCTAGAGCCCATTTTAATGAGAAG AGAGAGGAAGAAAAGGCATCGAAACATCTGACAAAGTCAAAGGTTTCTCATGTGATGCCAACTCCAAAATTTGACCATCCTTTCTTTCCCAATAA CAATAGGTCTGCTAAGGATACAACAAATCCCAAGTCGCCAAATTTGCATGTAGCAAAAAACAAGATATCAAATGCCATTGTAGTTTCAAGTCCTGCTGCCACCATGAGATGA
- the LOC107462246 gene encoding protein TPX2 isoform X2, which yields MAVETGGATIIVATCLVPAFKPRTNNSLRDFGEAEKMHKVYENQAIKRQKLEGGKARQILYVEPQNLPRKLPLGVTNGNTNISSSNSKMQINAVKGSAAQKQMKPRPKEPGFKTDQAVASASVRSTTDLDPEMVPRMPKFKAQPLNKKENPWKPVLTEPKTPTFQTSLRARPQKMKSSVELELEKLARKPKFKARPLNKKIFESKGDIGLHYHAKKQVTVPQEFHFATNDRIPPPAMADLSDLFYFKSESTCKNKPVTRNTIPKPFHLHTEERGDRKEKKHHMELLHKPYPYSNDYPQEPQKLESKQCTKPEPFQLDSLVRHEIELQQEVEEQLMVKREEDPFPVTDKVRKPLTQVQEFSLHSENWAMSRAHFNEKREEEKASKHLTKSKVSHVMPTPKFDHPFFPNKSAKDTTNPKSPNLHVAKNKISNAIVVSSPAATMR from the exons ATGGCGGTGGAAACTGGCGGCGCCACCATTATAGTAGCCACCTGTC TTGTTCCAGCATTTAAGCCTAGAACCAATAATAGCCTGCGTGATTTTGGTGAAGCTGAGAAAATGCACAAG GTATATGAGAACCAAGCTATTAAGAGGCAGAAGTTGGAAGGAGGCAAAGCTAGACAG ATTCTGTATGTGGAACCTCAAAATTTGCCTCGTAAGTTGCCATTGGGTGTGACCAATGGCAACACAAACATATCTTCAAGTAATAGTAAAATGCAGATAAATGCCGTGAAG GGAAGTGCTGCTCAGAAACAGATGAAACCAAGGCCTAAAGAACCTGGATTCAAGACAGATCAGGCTGTTGCCTCAGCAAGTGTAAGGAGTACTACTGATCTTGATCCAGAAATGGTTCCTAGAATGCCAAAATTCAAGGCTCAACCACTGAATAAGAAG gAGAATCCATGGAAACCTGTTCTTACAGAGCCTAAAACACCTACATTTCAGACATCACTACGTGCCCGGCCACAAAAGATGAAAAGTTCAGTAGAATTAGAGCTAGAAAAGCTTGCAAGAAAACCCAAATTTAAGGCAAGGCCTCTAAATAAGAAG ATCTTTGAAAGTAAAGGAGACATTGGACTACACTATCATGCGAAGAAACAAGTCACTGTACCTCAAGAATTTCACTTTGCAACAAATGACAGGATTCCACCACCTGCCATGGCTGATTTGTCTGATTTG TTTTATTTTAAGTCTGAAAGTACTTGTAAAAACAAACCAGTTACCAGAAACACAATTCCAAAGCCATTCCATCTCCACACTGAG GAGAGAGGTGACCGGAAAGAGAAGAAACATCATATGGAACTTCTGCATAAGCCATACCCTTATTCCAATGACTATCCTCAA GAACCTCAAAAACTTGAATCTAAGCAGTGCACTAAACCAGAACCATTCCAATTGGACTCCCTAGTTAGACATGAGATAGAACTGCAACAAGAAGTGGAGGAACAACTAATGGTGAAGAGAGAAGA GGATCCATTCCCAGTTACAGATAAAGTTCGTAAACCCCTTACCCAAGTTCAAGAGTTCAGTTTACATTCAGAGAATTGGGCTATGTCTAGAGCCCATTTTAATGAGAAG AGAGAGGAAGAAAAGGCATCGAAACATCTGACAAAGTCAAAGGTTTCTCATGTGATGCCAACTCCAAAATTTGACCATCCTTTCTTTCCCAATAA GTCTGCTAAGGATACAACAAATCCCAAGTCGCCAAATTTGCATGTAGCAAAAAACAAGATATCAAATGCCATTGTAGTTTCAAGTCCTGCTGCCACCATGAGATGA
- the LOC107462246 gene encoding protein TPX2 isoform X1 — protein sequence MAVETGGATIIVATCLVPAFKPRTNNSLRDFGEAEKMHKVYENQAIKRQKLEGGKARQILYVEPQNLPRKLPLGVTNGNTNISSSNSKMQINAVKGSAAQKQMKPRPKEPGFKTDQAVASASVRSTTDLDPEMVPRMPKFKAQPLNKKENPWKPVLTEPKTPTFQTSLRARPQKMKSSVELELEKLARKPKFKARPLNKKIFESKGDIGLHYHAKKQVTVPQEFHFATNDRIPPPAMADLSDLFYFKSESTCKNKPVTRNTIPKPFHLHTEERGDRKEKKHHMELLHKPYPYSNDYPQEPQKLESKQCTKPEPFQLDSLVRHEIELQQEVEEQLMVKREEDPFPVTDKVRKPLTQVQEFSLHSENWAMSRAHFNEKREEEKASKHLTKSKVSHVMPTPKFDHPFFPNNNRSAKDTTNPKSPNLHVAKNKISNAIVVSSPAATMR from the exons ATGGCGGTGGAAACTGGCGGCGCCACCATTATAGTAGCCACCTGTC TTGTTCCAGCATTTAAGCCTAGAACCAATAATAGCCTGCGTGATTTTGGTGAAGCTGAGAAAATGCACAAG GTATATGAGAACCAAGCTATTAAGAGGCAGAAGTTGGAAGGAGGCAAAGCTAGACAG ATTCTGTATGTGGAACCTCAAAATTTGCCTCGTAAGTTGCCATTGGGTGTGACCAATGGCAACACAAACATATCTTCAAGTAATAGTAAAATGCAGATAAATGCCGTGAAG GGAAGTGCTGCTCAGAAACAGATGAAACCAAGGCCTAAAGAACCTGGATTCAAGACAGATCAGGCTGTTGCCTCAGCAAGTGTAAGGAGTACTACTGATCTTGATCCAGAAATGGTTCCTAGAATGCCAAAATTCAAGGCTCAACCACTGAATAAGAAG gAGAATCCATGGAAACCTGTTCTTACAGAGCCTAAAACACCTACATTTCAGACATCACTACGTGCCCGGCCACAAAAGATGAAAAGTTCAGTAGAATTAGAGCTAGAAAAGCTTGCAAGAAAACCCAAATTTAAGGCAAGGCCTCTAAATAAGAAG ATCTTTGAAAGTAAAGGAGACATTGGACTACACTATCATGCGAAGAAACAAGTCACTGTACCTCAAGAATTTCACTTTGCAACAAATGACAGGATTCCACCACCTGCCATGGCTGATTTGTCTGATTTG TTTTATTTTAAGTCTGAAAGTACTTGTAAAAACAAACCAGTTACCAGAAACACAATTCCAAAGCCATTCCATCTCCACACTGAG GAGAGAGGTGACCGGAAAGAGAAGAAACATCATATGGAACTTCTGCATAAGCCATACCCTTATTCCAATGACTATCCTCAA GAACCTCAAAAACTTGAATCTAAGCAGTGCACTAAACCAGAACCATTCCAATTGGACTCCCTAGTTAGACATGAGATAGAACTGCAACAAGAAGTGGAGGAACAACTAATGGTGAAGAGAGAAGA GGATCCATTCCCAGTTACAGATAAAGTTCGTAAACCCCTTACCCAAGTTCAAGAGTTCAGTTTACATTCAGAGAATTGGGCTATGTCTAGAGCCCATTTTAATGAGAAG AGAGAGGAAGAAAAGGCATCGAAACATCTGACAAAGTCAAAGGTTTCTCATGTGATGCCAACTCCAAAATTTGACCATCCTTTCTTTCCCAATAA CAATAGGTCTGCTAAGGATACAACAAATCCCAAGTCGCCAAATTTGCATGTAGCAAAAAACAAGATATCAAATGCCATTGTAGTTTCAAGTCCTGCTGCCACCATGAGATGA
- the LOC107462246 gene encoding protein TPX2 isoform X3: MAVETGGATIIVATCPFKPRTNNSLRDFGEAEKMHKVYENQAIKRQKLEGGKARQILYVEPQNLPRKLPLGVTNGNTNISSSNSKMQINAVKGSAAQKQMKPRPKEPGFKTDQAVASASVRSTTDLDPEMVPRMPKFKAQPLNKKENPWKPVLTEPKTPTFQTSLRARPQKMKSSVELELEKLARKPKFKARPLNKKIFESKGDIGLHYHAKKQVTVPQEFHFATNDRIPPPAMADLSDLFYFKSESTCKNKPVTRNTIPKPFHLHTEERGDRKEKKHHMELLHKPYPYSNDYPQEPQKLESKQCTKPEPFQLDSLVRHEIELQQEVEEQLMVKREEDPFPVTDKVRKPLTQVQEFSLHSENWAMSRAHFNEKREEEKASKHLTKSKVSHVMPTPKFDHPFFPNNNRSAKDTTNPKSPNLHVAKNKISNAIVVSSPAATMR; the protein is encoded by the exons ATGGCGGTGGAAACTGGCGGCGCCACCATTATAGTAGCCACCTGTC CATTTAAGCCTAGAACCAATAATAGCCTGCGTGATTTTGGTGAAGCTGAGAAAATGCACAAG GTATATGAGAACCAAGCTATTAAGAGGCAGAAGTTGGAAGGAGGCAAAGCTAGACAG ATTCTGTATGTGGAACCTCAAAATTTGCCTCGTAAGTTGCCATTGGGTGTGACCAATGGCAACACAAACATATCTTCAAGTAATAGTAAAATGCAGATAAATGCCGTGAAG GGAAGTGCTGCTCAGAAACAGATGAAACCAAGGCCTAAAGAACCTGGATTCAAGACAGATCAGGCTGTTGCCTCAGCAAGTGTAAGGAGTACTACTGATCTTGATCCAGAAATGGTTCCTAGAATGCCAAAATTCAAGGCTCAACCACTGAATAAGAAG gAGAATCCATGGAAACCTGTTCTTACAGAGCCTAAAACACCTACATTTCAGACATCACTACGTGCCCGGCCACAAAAGATGAAAAGTTCAGTAGAATTAGAGCTAGAAAAGCTTGCAAGAAAACCCAAATTTAAGGCAAGGCCTCTAAATAAGAAG ATCTTTGAAAGTAAAGGAGACATTGGACTACACTATCATGCGAAGAAACAAGTCACTGTACCTCAAGAATTTCACTTTGCAACAAATGACAGGATTCCACCACCTGCCATGGCTGATTTGTCTGATTTG TTTTATTTTAAGTCTGAAAGTACTTGTAAAAACAAACCAGTTACCAGAAACACAATTCCAAAGCCATTCCATCTCCACACTGAG GAGAGAGGTGACCGGAAAGAGAAGAAACATCATATGGAACTTCTGCATAAGCCATACCCTTATTCCAATGACTATCCTCAA GAACCTCAAAAACTTGAATCTAAGCAGTGCACTAAACCAGAACCATTCCAATTGGACTCCCTAGTTAGACATGAGATAGAACTGCAACAAGAAGTGGAGGAACAACTAATGGTGAAGAGAGAAGA GGATCCATTCCCAGTTACAGATAAAGTTCGTAAACCCCTTACCCAAGTTCAAGAGTTCAGTTTACATTCAGAGAATTGGGCTATGTCTAGAGCCCATTTTAATGAGAAG AGAGAGGAAGAAAAGGCATCGAAACATCTGACAAAGTCAAAGGTTTCTCATGTGATGCCAACTCCAAAATTTGACCATCCTTTCTTTCCCAATAA CAATAGGTCTGCTAAGGATACAACAAATCCCAAGTCGCCAAATTTGCATGTAGCAAAAAACAAGATATCAAATGCCATTGTAGTTTCAAGTCCTGCTGCCACCATGAGATGA
- the LOC107462246 gene encoding protein TPX2 isoform X5: MAVETGGATIIVATCLVPAFKPRTNNSLRDFGEAEKMHKVYENQAIKRQKLEGGKARQILYVEPQNLPRKLPLGVTNGNTNISSSNSKMQINAVKGSAAQKQMKPRPKEPGFKTDQAVASASVRSTTDLDPEMVPRMPKFKAQPLNKKENPWKPVLTEPKTPTFQTSLRARPQKMKSSVELELEKLARKPKFKARPLNKKIFESKGDIGLHYHAKKQVTVPQEFHFATNDRIPPPAMADLSDLERGDRKEKKHHMELLHKPYPYSNDYPQEPQKLESKQCTKPEPFQLDSLVRHEIELQQEVEEQLMVKREEDPFPVTDKVRKPLTQVQEFSLHSENWAMSRAHFNEKREEEKASKHLTKSKVSHVMPTPKFDHPFFPNNNRSAKDTTNPKSPNLHVAKNKISNAIVVSSPAATMR, from the exons ATGGCGGTGGAAACTGGCGGCGCCACCATTATAGTAGCCACCTGTC TTGTTCCAGCATTTAAGCCTAGAACCAATAATAGCCTGCGTGATTTTGGTGAAGCTGAGAAAATGCACAAG GTATATGAGAACCAAGCTATTAAGAGGCAGAAGTTGGAAGGAGGCAAAGCTAGACAG ATTCTGTATGTGGAACCTCAAAATTTGCCTCGTAAGTTGCCATTGGGTGTGACCAATGGCAACACAAACATATCTTCAAGTAATAGTAAAATGCAGATAAATGCCGTGAAG GGAAGTGCTGCTCAGAAACAGATGAAACCAAGGCCTAAAGAACCTGGATTCAAGACAGATCAGGCTGTTGCCTCAGCAAGTGTAAGGAGTACTACTGATCTTGATCCAGAAATGGTTCCTAGAATGCCAAAATTCAAGGCTCAACCACTGAATAAGAAG gAGAATCCATGGAAACCTGTTCTTACAGAGCCTAAAACACCTACATTTCAGACATCACTACGTGCCCGGCCACAAAAGATGAAAAGTTCAGTAGAATTAGAGCTAGAAAAGCTTGCAAGAAAACCCAAATTTAAGGCAAGGCCTCTAAATAAGAAG ATCTTTGAAAGTAAAGGAGACATTGGACTACACTATCATGCGAAGAAACAAGTCACTGTACCTCAAGAATTTCACTTTGCAACAAATGACAGGATTCCACCACCTGCCATGGCTGATTTGTCTGATTTG GAGAGAGGTGACCGGAAAGAGAAGAAACATCATATGGAACTTCTGCATAAGCCATACCCTTATTCCAATGACTATCCTCAA GAACCTCAAAAACTTGAATCTAAGCAGTGCACTAAACCAGAACCATTCCAATTGGACTCCCTAGTTAGACATGAGATAGAACTGCAACAAGAAGTGGAGGAACAACTAATGGTGAAGAGAGAAGA GGATCCATTCCCAGTTACAGATAAAGTTCGTAAACCCCTTACCCAAGTTCAAGAGTTCAGTTTACATTCAGAGAATTGGGCTATGTCTAGAGCCCATTTTAATGAGAAG AGAGAGGAAGAAAAGGCATCGAAACATCTGACAAAGTCAAAGGTTTCTCATGTGATGCCAACTCCAAAATTTGACCATCCTTTCTTTCCCAATAA CAATAGGTCTGCTAAGGATACAACAAATCCCAAGTCGCCAAATTTGCATGTAGCAAAAAACAAGATATCAAATGCCATTGTAGTTTCAAGTCCTGCTGCCACCATGAGATGA